A window of Nocardiopsis sp. Huas11 genomic DNA:
AACCATAGCAAAACCCAGGACCTGTCCGAACCATGTTTTCCGGCGGGGGGTGGCCGTGGCAGGGTCGGGGGGACAAGTAGGGCAACGGTGCGGTGCGACGGGAGCGGCAGATGCCGGACACGGACAGCGGACTGAGCGCGGCGGAGGTCGAGGTCGTCGACCTGTGCAGGGAGCTCATCGAGATCGACACCTCCAACTACGGCGACCATTCCGGGCCGGGTGAGCGCAAGGCGGCGGAGTACGTCGCGGGCAAGCTCGACGAGGTCGGCGTCGAGTCGACCATCTACGAGAAGCACCCCGGGCGCAGCAACGTGGTGGCGCGGATCACGGGAGAGGACTCCAGCCGCCCGCCCCTGTTGATCCACGGACACCTGGACGTGGTCCCGGCGGCGCCCGAGGACTGGACCCACCACCCCTTCGCGGGCGAGGTGACCGACGGGTGCGTGTGGGGCCGCGGCGCCGTCGACATGAAGAACATGAACGCCATGGTCCTGGCCATGCTGCGCCAGCGTCTGCGCGAGGGGCGCCGGCCGCCGCGCGACATCGTGCTGGCCTTCCTCGCCGACGAGGAGGCGGGCGGCACCTGGGGCGCCCAGTACCTGGTCGACGAGCACCCCGAGCTCTTCGCCGACTGCGACTCCGCGATCAGCGAGGTCGGCGGCTTCTCCTTCACCGTGAACGAGAACCGGCGCCTGTACCTGGTGGAGACCGCGGAGAAGGGCATCGCCTGGATGAAGCTGACCGCGCGCGGCACCGCCGGCCACGGGTCGATGGTCAACACCGACAACGCGGTCACCGAGCTGGCGGCGGCCGTGGCCCGGCTGGGCGAACACGAGTTCCCCGTGCAGCTCACGCCGACCGTGCGGACCTTCCTGGAGGAGGTCTGCGAGGCGTTCGGGATCGAGTTCGACGAGCGCGACGTGGACGCCACGGTCGCCCGGCTCGGCCCGATCGCCCGGATGATCGGCGCGACCCTGCGCAACACCCTCAACCCCACGGTGCTGGGCGGCGGATACAAGGCCAACGTCATCCCCGGCGAGGCCACCGCCCAGGTGGACGGCCGGTTCCTGCCCGGGGCCGAGGACGAATACTTCGCCGTCATCGACCGCCTGCTCGGCCCCAAGGTCGACCGCGAGTTCATCCACCACCTGCCCGCGGTGGAGACCCCTTTCGAGGGCGGGCTGGTCAGCGCGATGTCGGAGTCGCTCCTGGCCGAGGACCCCGGTGCCAAGGCCGTGCCGTACTGCCTCTCCGGCGGAACCGACGCCAAGAGCTTCTCCCGGCTGGGCGTGCGCAACTACGGTTTCGCCCCGCTGAAGCTGCCCCCGGAGCTGGACTTCGCCGGCATGTTCCACGGCGTCGACGAGCGCGTTCCCGTGGACGGCCTCCAGTTCGGCGTGCGCGTGTTGGACCGGTTCGTCGGCTTGAGCTGACCCCGTGCGGCCCGCGCCCGCGGGCGCGGGCCGCCTTCGCGCGTCCGATATGTGCTGCCTCGCTCCGAGAAGTTCTCGGCACGTTTCCGGATCGCGTGCATGTTCACTCAGCGTGATGCTACGGTTGCTTTCAGTTCGACGATGTCGTGGTTCCGCGCTCGCGTCAGTGAGCGCCCGGATGCGGCACGTCGGACGATCCCGGTGGCACACCGACCGGGGCCGAACATCGGGAACGAGACGAGGGGGCATGCATGGTGCTCACGGGCCGGGGGTGGCTGGTCATCACCAGTCGCGCTGCCTGTGGCGACCGTGTCGTCCTTGCCCGTCTGCTGCTCCTGTCCGGCCTCCTGGTCGTCGCCTGGCTGGCCGGAGGGTTCGGTGCCGCCCACGGCGGGACCACCTCCGACTCGGGCCGGCTCGTCGACAGCGTCCTGGAGACGGGTGAGGCCACCGAGCGCGCCGGACAGGCGGCCGCGGAGGAGATCCGCGCCGCCCGCCTCTCCGACGCCACGGCCAACGCCGCCGCGGTGACCGGCACGCTGACCGGCGACGTCGTGCCCCAGGCCGCGTCGCTGCCCGCGACCGCACTGAACGAGTCGGGCGTCACGTCCGCACTCGGGGAGACCTCCACGGGAACCGCCGCCAACCGGGTCGTCGACGACGCCACCCAGGTGGTGGACGGGACCGCGCGCGGGGCCGGCGACCTGGTCGACGGCATCACCCGCACGGGGCACGGGGTCGCCGGCGCCGCCGACGACTCCCTGCGCGAGACCGGTCTGGCCACCACCGTGGCCGACGGCCTCACCGACTCCACCCGGGGCGTCAA
This region includes:
- a CDS encoding M20/M25/M40 family metallo-hydrolase; translated protein: MPDTDSGLSAAEVEVVDLCRELIEIDTSNYGDHSGPGERKAAEYVAGKLDEVGVESTIYEKHPGRSNVVARITGEDSSRPPLLIHGHLDVVPAAPEDWTHHPFAGEVTDGCVWGRGAVDMKNMNAMVLAMLRQRLREGRRPPRDIVLAFLADEEAGGTWGAQYLVDEHPELFADCDSAISEVGGFSFTVNENRRLYLVETAEKGIAWMKLTARGTAGHGSMVNTDNAVTELAAAVARLGEHEFPVQLTPTVRTFLEEVCEAFGIEFDERDVDATVARLGPIARMIGATLRNTLNPTVLGGGYKANVIPGEATAQVDGRFLPGAEDEYFAVIDRLLGPKVDREFIHHLPAVETPFEGGLVSAMSESLLAEDPGAKAVPYCLSGGTDAKSFSRLGVRNYGFAPLKLPPELDFAGMFHGVDERVPVDGLQFGVRVLDRFVGLS